AGCCGCCACCCGTCGTACGAGCTCGTGAAGAACGTCGTCGACTCCTCGAAGTACGTCAGCGAGTTCCGTCTGACGGACTACCCGGTCACCCCGCAGGACGTCCTGCACACCGGCCGGGCCGCCTTCGACGCCGCCCTCAACACGGTCAACGTGGGCAAGTTCAACCTCTGCACCGCCTCCATCGGCATCTGCGAGCACGCGATGTACGAGGCCGTCACCCACGCGCACAACCGCGTGCTCTACGGGCGCCCCGTCACCGCCTTCCCGCACGTGCGGCGCGAGTTGAGCGACGCGTACGTCCGCCTCGTGGGAATGAAGCTCTTCAGCGACCGCGCCGTGGACTACTTCCGCTCCGCGGGCCCCGACGACCGCCGGTACCTGCTGTTCAATCCGATGACGAAGATGAAGGTGACCACCGAGGGCGAGAAGGTCATCGACCTCCTGTGGGACGTCATCGCCGCCAAGGGCTTCGAGAAGGACACGTACTTCGCCCAGGCCGCCGTCGAGATCCGCGGGCTGCCCAAGCTGGAGGGCACGGTCCACGTCAACCTCGCGCTGATCCTCAAGTTCATGCGCAACCACCTGCTGGACCCGGCCGACTACGCACCCGTCCCGACCCGGCTCGACGCCGCCGACGACGCGTTCCTCTTCCGCCAGGGCCCCGCCCGGGGCCTGGGTTCCGTGCGCTTCCACGACTGGCGCACCGCCTACGAGGCGTACGCCGAGGTCCCGAACGTCGCGCGGCTGCGCGAGCAGGCGGACGCGCTGTGCGAGTTCGTGGCCACCGCCGCCCCCGACGAGGAGCAGAGCCGCGACCTGGACCTGCTGCTCGCCGTGGGCCAACTGTTCGCCCTCGTGGTCCACGGCCAGCTGATCCTGGAGCAGGCCCGCCTCACGGGCCTGGACGAGGACGTGCTGGACGAACTGTTCTCCGTCCTCGTGCGCGACTTCTCCGCGCACGCCGTCGAACTGCACGGCAAGGACTCCGCCACCGCGCAGCAGCAGGACTGGGCACTCGGCGCGGTACGACGCCCCGTCGTGGACGAGGCGCGCTCGGCGCGCGTGTGGGCGCGGGTCGAGGCGCTGTCCGGGACGTACGAGATGGCGCCGTAGCCGTCACCGCCGCCCGGCTCACCGCAGGTCGGTGAGCCAGGCGGCGGGGGAGCGCGTACCGGGTCACCAACCGGGCCGCACCTCCGTCACTATGGTGGCGTGCACCGCTTCCGCTTCCCGCGCTACCTGCTCATATGGATGTCCTGTACGGCCGCCAGCGTGACGGCCGTCATGGCCACCGTCGACTTCGTGACGGGCTCCACCCGACCGAAACCCCCGGTCGCCCGGTCGGCGCCGACCGTGTTCCCCTCATCGAGCCCGCCGGCGTCGGTCACCGCCTCCGCTTCCGCGTCCGTCTCCGCGAGTGCCTCCACTTCGCCCTCGGCTCCCGGCCCGCAGGCCTCCTCGCCGTCGCCCTCCGCCGCGAACACGCCGCGCCCGTCCGCGCCGAGCAACCGCGCGAGCGCCTCCTCCACCCAGAGCGGCACACCCCGCACCCCGGCCCAGAGCTGCGAGCGGGGCGGGTCGGGTCCGCACACCATCCCGTCGACGGGCGGCAAGGCGACCGTGCGGTACGGAAACGACGGGGTGTGCCTGATCTCCGCGGTTCCGGCGCCCGGATTCAAGGTGGCCACCGCCCAATCCGCCGACGACACGCTGACCGTCACCTTCTCCGGCAGCGGTCACCGTTCGCAGATCACGGCGACCGTCGTGCCGTCGGCGAGGGCCACCGTGCTGGAGACGTCCTTCTGACGCGGTCGGCGAGCCCGCCGCGGCCGAACGCCGACGTGGTGACGGACCATCCGGTCCCCCTGAACGTCACCGGAAAGGGCAGCACATTTCGGTGACCGACATCCGGTGGAATGTCGGAAAGGCTGTGGAGAGTGACACCCGGCTCCTCGATTCCGGTCAAATGGAGCGCTGGATAAGGTGTCCCGCATGCCCCGTGTACTCGTCGTCGAGGACGACCCCCGCATTCGCGCGTTCCTGATCGAAATACTCTCCGAGCAGGGGTACGCCGTCCACAACACAGGCGACGGTTTCGGAGCCTTGCGGGAAATCACCCGGACGTCGTTCGACGCGGTCGTGCTCGACCTCGGGCTGCCGGACCTGGACGGAGGCGACGCACTCCGCATGATCAGGGGCATATCCCCGGTGCCCGTGGTGGTCGCCACCGCCCGCGACGACGAGGCGGAGATCATCAGGCTGCTCAACGCGGGCGCCGACGACTACCTGGTCAAACCGTTCTCGGGCGGCCAACTCGTGGCCCGCCTCTCCGCGGTGCTGCGCCGCACGACGGGAACGCACACCACGGATCCGGCCGGCGCTCCCCGTCCGGCCGGCCCGGCCGACCTGATGCGGCCGGTGTCCGTCGGTCAATTGACGCTGGACCCCTTGGCCCGCACCGCCGTCCTCGCCGGACGGGAACTCCGGTTCACCCGCCGAGAGTTCGATCTCCTGGCATTCCTCGCCCATCACGCGGGACAGGTCGTCTCCAAGCGTCGGCTCCTCAGCGAGGTGTGGCGCGAACCCTACGTGGACGACCAGACGGTCGACGTGCACCTCTCGGCAGTGCGTCGCAAACTCGGCGAGAGCGCCGCCGCGCCCCGCTATCTGAGGACCGTGCGGGGAGTCGGCATCAAAATGGTGGAACCCCGTTGAGACGCTCCCTGGCGGGAGTGGCCCTCGCCGTCACCTCCATGGTCGCCCTCTCGTTCCTGATCCCGCTCGCCGTACTGGTCATGTCCTTGGCCCGGGAACAGAGCATCACGGCCGCCGAACAACCGGCCGCCGCCATGGCGCCCATCCTGACCCTGACCACCGACCCCGACGACCTCCGGGAATCCATGGCGGGCCTGGACCGGGCGGAACACCTGGCCATCCACCTGCCCGACGCGCGCGAACTCGGCACCAGTCACGCCCCCGCCGAGCTGCTCGAACGGGCCAAACAGGGCCGGGAGTCCATCTCCCAGGACGTGCCCGGCGGCGGCTGGATCTTCCTCCAGCCGGTCGTGCTCCCGCACGATCGGGTCGCCGTCGTCGAGAACTTCGTCCCGGAGGACGACCTGACCCGGGGTGTCGCCGCCTCGTGGACCGTGATGCTGGTCCTGGCGGTCGGCCTGCTCATCGGCTCGGTACTCGTCGCCGACCGCCTCGGCGCGAAGGTCGTCCGGTCCTCGAAGGAACTCGCCCAGGCGTCCTACGTACTGGGGGAGGGCAACCTCGACACCCGTGTCGTCCCCATGGGACCCAGCGAACTGCGCGACGCCGGCGTGGCCTTCAACGCCATGGCCGACCGGATGACCGAACTCCTCGCCATCGAAAGGGAACTCGTCGCGGACCTCTCCCACCGGCTGCGCACCCCGCTGACGGCACTGCACCTCGCCACCGAACGGATGGGACCGAGCCTGGAGTCGGGCAGGGTCGAGGCCGCGGTCGGCGCACTGGAGGCGGAACTCCAGGCGATCATCACCACCGCACGCACCCCGCTCGCCATGGGTCCGATGGGGCGCGCCCTGCGCGAGGCGGGCGACACGGGCACCGCGACGCCGGCGGCCCACGGGAAGACGGCGGGGGAGCGGTGCGAGGCGGCCGAGGTGATCCGCCGCCGGGCGGGCTTCTGGGCCGTACTCGCCGAACAGCAGGGAAGACGCTGCTCCTTGCGCATCGCCGAGGAGGCCACCACCGTCGACCT
This region of Streptomyces sp. NBC_00513 genomic DNA includes:
- a CDS encoding acyl-CoA dehydrogenase family protein — protein: MADPLLFNPRTYDPRHFDPETRRLLRATVDWFEERGKRRLIEDYRSRAWLGDFLAFSAKEGLFATFLTPASASAQEGRRWDTARIAALNEIFGFYGLDYWYAWQVTILGLGPVWQSDNADARSRAAELLDQGEVFAFGLSEKTHGADIYSTDMLLEPDGDGGFRASGSKYYIGNGNAAGLVSVFGRRTDVEGPDGYVFFAADSRHPSYELVKNVVDSSKYVSEFRLTDYPVTPQDVLHTGRAAFDAALNTVNVGKFNLCTASIGICEHAMYEAVTHAHNRVLYGRPVTAFPHVRRELSDAYVRLVGMKLFSDRAVDYFRSAGPDDRRYLLFNPMTKMKVTTEGEKVIDLLWDVIAAKGFEKDTYFAQAAVEIRGLPKLEGTVHVNLALILKFMRNHLLDPADYAPVPTRLDAADDAFLFRQGPARGLGSVRFHDWRTAYEAYAEVPNVARLREQADALCEFVATAAPDEEQSRDLDLLLAVGQLFALVVHGQLILEQARLTGLDEDVLDELFSVLVRDFSAHAVELHGKDSATAQQQDWALGAVRRPVVDEARSARVWARVEALSGTYEMAP
- a CDS encoding response regulator transcription factor → MPRVLVVEDDPRIRAFLIEILSEQGYAVHNTGDGFGALREITRTSFDAVVLDLGLPDLDGGDALRMIRGISPVPVVVATARDDEAEIIRLLNAGADDYLVKPFSGGQLVARLSAVLRRTTGTHTTDPAGAPRPAGPADLMRPVSVGQLTLDPLARTAVLAGRELRFTRREFDLLAFLAHHAGQVVSKRRLLSEVWREPYVDDQTVDVHLSAVRRKLGESAAAPRYLRTVRGVGIKMVEPR
- a CDS encoding HAMP domain-containing sensor histidine kinase, whose protein sequence is MRRSLAGVALAVTSMVALSFLIPLAVLVMSLAREQSITAAEQPAAAMAPILTLTTDPDDLRESMAGLDRAEHLAIHLPDARELGTSHAPAELLERAKQGRESISQDVPGGGWIFLQPVVLPHDRVAVVENFVPEDDLTRGVAASWTVMLVLAVGLLIGSVLVADRLGAKVVRSSKELAQASYVLGEGNLDTRVVPMGPSELRDAGVAFNAMADRMTELLAIERELVADLSHRLRTPLTALHLATERMGPSLESGRVEAAVGALEAELQAIITTARTPLAMGPMGRALREAGDTGTATPAAHGKTAGERCEAAEVIRRRAGFWAVLAEQQGRRCSLRIAEEATTVDLAHDDVAAVVDALVGNVFRYTDDGTAFTIAVDRTAQAVELLVEDAGPGIPDPDQALTRGSSTGSTGLGLDIVRRAATATGGTVRIGRAALGGASVRVTFGLSTGSSTDTARRSLRGRRRRGGRRQQTD